The genomic segment AAGATTATCTAAACACATACATTTTGTAAAGCGTTATGGAATTAACTATAATTCTCCTAGCCTTTCTTTCCATACACTTGGAAGAATCATATAAGCTGCACCTGTATCTACCAGAGCATCGCACTGGAGAGATTTTTCTGGATTTACTGCATTAGTAATCCTTAATGAGGTAACAATTCTTCCCATTGTTTAAGTATTTCTGGAAAGGGTTTTGGATAATAGAGGGGTTTGAAAAGAGAGGTAAGTTTGTCTGTATTATCTACCTTAAGCAGCTTAAAGATTTCTAAAAATTTCTCGCTTAATTTTTCCCTTATATTTTTCTTTATCTCCTCATCTAGCTCAAAGAATTCCTTTTTAAATGGGCCAAAGCCCTTTTTCCTTGTTTTGTAGAGAAATTGGGTTTCTGTCTCTTCCTCCTTCATCTCTTTCTTGCAGGCTTCCTTTAGGTAGCTATAAATTTTTTCCCTAAAGTCATCTGGGATAAGGTTATAGACCATATTCTGAAATTCTGTGGCAAGGTGAACCTCACATACATCTGTTTCTGGAAATTTATTGAAGAGCTCAAGAGGAAGGGTTGATGCACCATGCTGGACAGTGCCAGCCAGCTTATATTCCTTTGAAACCCTTGAGAGGACATCTAATGTATTAAAATCAAGCTTTACATCAGCTACGCCGCCAGAGGGAAGGGGAATTCCTCCATGAACCGTGCCTGTTTGAACCGCCATTTTTGAAATGCCGATATTTATCCCACGCTTTTTAATTTCTTCAAGATAGCCCCTCATATATTCCCTTAGCTCCTCTTCGTTTGAATTTTTCCCCCCTATTTCACCTATTTCTCCACCCAAAGAGACATTTATCCCTTTTGGCTCAATCTTTCTTATATATTCTGTAAGCTCTGCGGCAGATGTAAAATTATTCCTTTGCTGCTCATAAACATTTGGCTGGGAAAGGTCAACCAGAACAGATGTATCAAGGTCTATATTGTAAAATCCAGCCTCGATTACATCCTTTATTAAAGCCTTTACATTCTCTATATCCTGTGGAATTTTCCTTCTTATCTGGAAGTGGTCTCCCTGAATAAATACGGGAAAAGATATACCCTCCTTTATCCCTGCCCCTATAATTGATGTAGCATATTCATCGCCTGACTGCTCGGTATATTCCATCTCACTCCTTGCAATCTCAAAGATAAAGAGAAAGGAATTAGCAATTTTAGAAGCAGAGAATACAGCCCTTGCTGTATCATAGGTAAGG from the bacterium genome contains:
- a CDS encoding class II fructose-bisphosphate aldolase: MDKNISFKVYFVIMNKTYDKKGFLEAILGKIGIKGERATVLDIEAIRNELIDSLVYNSLFNEDTSIKSASRWLIREIGYNLGIIPSSIYPFYAEKGEGKFPNITVPAINIRGLTYDTARAVFSASKIANSFLFIFEIARSEMEYTEQSGDEYATSIIGAGIKEGISFPVFIQGDHFQIRRKIPQDIENVKALIKDVIEAGFYNIDLDTSVLVDLSQPNVYEQQRNNFTSAAELTEYIRKIEPKGINVSLGGEIGEIGGKNSNEEELREYMRGYLEEIKKRGINIGISKMAVQTGTVHGGIPLPSGGVADVKLDFNTLDVLSRVSKEYKLAGTVQHGASTLPLELFNKFPETDVCEVHLATEFQNMVYNLIPDDFREKIYSYLKEACKKEMKEEETETQFLYKTRKKGFGPFKKEFFELDEEIKKNIREKLSEKFLEIFKLLKVDNTDKLTSLFKPLYYPKPFPEILKQWEELLPH